In Kitasatospora sp. NBC_00240, the following are encoded in one genomic region:
- a CDS encoding CoA ester lyase, whose amino-acid sequence MALGPQYARSWLFTPADRPDRYPRRDLPGADAVILDLEDAVAPGRKALARDQLTRHVAADTPVWVRINDRTSDHWRADLGVVAGLPALAGVMLPKTELAEHVAATAARLPAGTPVVALVESSLGIENAFAIACEAATFALAFGVADFRRETGMGDAPEAWAYPRTRLVIASRAAGLRGPIDGPAMQLDDVAAVRSEAQAGRAGGFTGKLCIHPAQTAAVNAAYSPAPEQIAWARRVLEQAARSEGAAVRVDGEMIDRPRLEHARDLLELVAATDG is encoded by the coding sequence ATGGCCCTCGGACCTCAGTACGCCCGTTCGTGGCTGTTCACCCCGGCGGACCGTCCCGACCGCTACCCCCGGCGGGACCTGCCCGGCGCGGACGCGGTCATCCTCGACCTGGAGGACGCCGTGGCACCCGGCCGCAAGGCTCTCGCCCGCGACCAACTCACCCGGCACGTCGCCGCCGACACACCCGTCTGGGTCAGGATCAACGACCGGACCAGCGATCACTGGCGGGCGGACCTGGGAGTCGTCGCCGGCCTTCCCGCCCTCGCCGGGGTGATGCTCCCGAAGACCGAGCTAGCCGAGCACGTCGCCGCCACGGCGGCCCGGCTGCCGGCGGGTACACCCGTGGTCGCCCTCGTCGAGTCCTCGCTCGGAATCGAGAACGCGTTCGCCATCGCCTGCGAGGCGGCCACCTTCGCTCTCGCCTTCGGCGTCGCCGACTTCCGTCGCGAGACCGGCATGGGCGACGCGCCCGAGGCATGGGCCTACCCCCGGACCCGGCTGGTGATCGCCAGCCGGGCGGCCGGACTGCGCGGCCCCATCGACGGCCCCGCCATGCAGTTGGACGACGTCGCCGCGGTGCGGTCCGAGGCGCAGGCGGGTCGGGCCGGTGGATTCACCGGCAAGCTCTGCATCCACCCGGCGCAGACCGCCGCCGTGAACGCCGCCTACAGCCCCGCGCCGGAGCAGATCGCCTGGGCCCGCCGGGTTCTGGAACAGGCCGCGCGCAGTGAGGGCGCCGCCGTCCGGGTGGACGGCGAGATGATCGACCGGCCTCGCCTGGAGCACGCCCGTGACCTGCTGGAACTCGTTGCCGCGACCGACGGGTAG
- a CDS encoding LysR family transcriptional regulator: protein MEIRELQWFVALAESEHVTSAADRLNITQPTLSRALGRLEKRVGVPLFDRRQNRLHLNKYGEVFRAHAVRAISEIDRAEQRIAALIDPDSGAITLGFLHSYGTWLIPGLLAGYHRIAPATTFELRGSAADAVADGVRRGRLDLGITSPRPADEALHWTPLQDEPLVLLVPADHRLASRDRVQVAELASEAFLALQPEFGLRQVADRLCGAAGFTARIVMESTELSTLRSLVASGLGVAVVPATGDLSAHQRLTVSVPLADPGAFRTIGVIVPAGGPRAAVVARFHDYIRSTAQLPAGPQARSVTVTP, encoded by the coding sequence TGGCTCTTGCCGAGTCGGAGCACGTGACCTCCGCGGCCGATCGGCTCAACATCACCCAGCCCACCCTTTCCCGTGCGCTCGGCCGGTTGGAGAAGCGGGTGGGGGTGCCGCTGTTCGACCGCCGGCAGAACCGGCTTCACCTCAACAAGTACGGCGAGGTGTTCCGGGCGCACGCCGTACGGGCCATCAGCGAGATCGACCGCGCGGAACAGCGCATCGCCGCGCTGATCGATCCCGACAGCGGTGCCATCACGCTCGGGTTCCTGCACTCCTACGGCACCTGGCTGATTCCCGGACTGCTCGCCGGGTACCACCGGATCGCTCCGGCGACGACGTTCGAATTGCGGGGCAGCGCGGCGGACGCCGTCGCCGACGGGGTGCGGCGCGGCCGCCTGGACCTCGGCATCACCAGCCCGCGCCCCGCCGACGAGGCGCTGCACTGGACACCGCTCCAGGACGAGCCGCTGGTTCTGCTCGTACCCGCCGACCACCGGCTCGCCAGCCGCGACCGGGTACAGGTGGCCGAGCTCGCCTCGGAGGCCTTCCTCGCGCTGCAACCGGAGTTCGGCCTGCGCCAGGTCGCCGATCGGCTGTGCGGGGCGGCCGGATTCACGGCGCGGATCGTGATGGAGTCCACGGAACTCAGCACGCTCCGCTCGCTGGTGGCGTCCGGGCTCGGGGTGGCGGTGGTGCCGGCCACCGGTGACCTGTCCGCTCATCAGCGTCTCACCGTCTCCGTACCGCTCGCCGACCCTGGGGCGTTCCGCACGATCGGGGTGATCGTGCCGGCCGGGGGCCCGCGCGCAGCGGTCGTGGCACGCTTTCACGACTACATCCGGTCCACCGCGCAGCTGCCCGCAGGCCCGCAGGCCCGCAGCGTGACCGTGACCCCGTGA
- a CDS encoding ATP-binding protein: MGTNLTTTVTTRPRGNQHPERGLRMAGTIRTAGLPHAKARGGAVFLAAEDSMVREARHCAAALLASWGVTASDRESAVLIIGELAANAAQYGGPELAVSLSLRGTILRIDVCDFGAGPSAPAARPAEEGGWGLVIVDRLADRVETTISEGRRTVRADLRLTPTGSRGEK; encoded by the coding sequence ATGGGCACCAACCTCACCACCACCGTCACCACGCGGCCCCGTGGGAACCAACACCCGGAACGTGGGCTGCGCATGGCCGGGACGATCCGAACGGCAGGGCTTCCGCACGCGAAAGCCCGCGGGGGTGCCGTCTTCCTGGCAGCGGAGGACAGCATGGTGCGCGAGGCGCGTCACTGCGCCGCGGCTCTGCTGGCCTCCTGGGGAGTGACCGCCTCCGACCGCGAGTCCGCTGTCCTGATCATCGGTGAACTGGCAGCCAACGCCGCTCAGTACGGAGGTCCGGAGCTGGCCGTGAGCCTGTCGCTGCGGGGCACGATCCTGCGCATCGACGTCTGCGACTTCGGTGCCGGCCCGTCGGCCCCTGCGGCCCGGCCGGCCGAGGAGGGCGGATGGGGACTCGTGATCGTCGACCGGCTCGCCGACCGGGTGGAGACCACGATCTCCGAAGGCCGGCGCACGGTCCGGGCGGACCTGCGTCTCACCCCGACCGGCTCGCGAGGGGAGAAGTGA
- a CDS encoding MaoC family dehydratase: protein MTNENASCPPDPTRAPEGGWPGRYFEDFAVGDVYRHPLGRTVLETDNSWMTLLTQNTAPLHFDRHYAAQTVWGRPLVDSTFTLALVTGQSVTDVSQHVMANLGWDRVRLPNPVFEGDTIYSESEVLSARPSSSRPDVGIVRVRTIGFNQDGVVVITFERTLMVYRRGHGPSFDAVRPVWDERSRKAAGIDG, encoded by the coding sequence ATGACGAACGAGAACGCCAGCTGCCCGCCCGACCCGACCCGCGCCCCCGAGGGAGGCTGGCCGGGCCGCTACTTCGAGGACTTCGCGGTGGGGGACGTCTACCGGCACCCCCTCGGCCGCACCGTGCTGGAGACCGACAATTCGTGGATGACGCTGCTCACCCAGAACACGGCGCCGCTGCACTTCGACCGGCACTACGCGGCGCAGACCGTGTGGGGCCGCCCTCTGGTGGACTCCACCTTCACGCTGGCCCTGGTGACCGGGCAGAGCGTCACCGATGTCTCCCAGCACGTGATGGCGAACCTGGGATGGGATCGCGTACGCCTGCCGAACCCGGTGTTCGAGGGCGACACGATCTACTCCGAGTCGGAGGTGCTGTCCGCGCGCCCCTCCTCCAGCAGGCCCGACGTCGGCATCGTCCGAGTCCGCACGATCGGGTTCAACCAGGACGGGGTCGTCGTCATCACCTTCGAGCGGACGCTGATGGTGTACCGGCGTGGCCACGGCCCGTCGTTCGACGCCGTACGGCCCGTGTGGGACGAGCGCTCCCGAAAGGCTGCCGGCATCGACGGCTGA